The DNA sequence ATTTTATCTATTAGATAGCTATTATCCTAATAAAAAGATAATAGCAGAATTAAGAAAAAAATATATAGAGAAAATTAGAATGAGTAAAGATAATAATAGTTATTATAAAGAAATAAATAAAATGTTTAGTGAACTAAATGATTGGCATACAACATTAGTTAATCCTGTGTATGATTTAGAGTCTGTTCAAATTGAGGAATCGAAATATTTGAAAGCGGTTACAGAAGAAATTCCTAACAAAAATATTAAAATGAATAAAAAAATAAATATTAAGATGAAAGATGTATACAAAATAAGAAATAAATATCCATATGCAGAAAAATATATAAAAGGAAGGTCAAAAATTAGTTTCACACAACCAGAAGAAGGCACATTCGTAATAAAAATTAAAGATTTTAAGCATATTGAAAATTTTGAGAAGGTTAAAAAAAAGATAGAATATATTTTTAAAGAAATAAATAAAAGAGGTATAAAAAATCTAATTTTTGATTTAAGAAATAATCCAGGAGGAAGTCCTGATTTGGTTGAAGAAATGCTAAGTTATTTAGGGAATAAAAGTATTAATATATACTATAAAGGTCAAAATATCTTATATAAGGAAGAAGTTTTAACAAAAGATAAGGATAATTTTATGGGAAAAGTAGTAGTTTTATCAAATAAAAATGATTATAGTGCTGCAAATTATTTTATTCTAATAGTTAAGACAAATAATTTGGGTAAAATTATAGGAGAAAAGAGTCATGGAGGGGCACATACTCCAAATTATTATATATTGCCTGATAATACAGTGATTCATATGTCAAATGATTGCATAGTTGATACAGATAAATTTGGGAATGACTTTGAAAAAGGGGTAGAGCCAGATATATATGTAGAAGAAAATTTTAAAGGTAAAAATGATGACATACTAGATGCTGCATTAAGATATTTAAATGAAGAAGAGAGAGGTAGATAGTGAAAAAAATTGAGACTTTAAAGGATATATTCAAGTTTTTCCATTATTTACGACCATATTTAAAAATATTACTGTATATGTTAAACTAACTTTTAGTTTAACATATACAGTAGCTGTCAATTAATCAATTCATCTAGCTTTTTTAATTTATATTTTTCTAATTTTTAATATTTACATCTGAACTGTAACTTTATTTAGAGAAAAAAATAAAATATATATTGAAAAAAATAGTTTACTATGATAAAATATATACAGTATTATAGTAATAGGATAATTTTTTACAAATTTAAAACTATTAATAAAGAACGGCTTAAAAGTAATTTTCTCATTTTGTTTGAAAAATATGAACATATTTATAGGTTCTTTCAAACAGTTTTGTTAAAATTATTTTTTAATAAAACTATAGTAGTTCATTTTTTTATTAATATCTAACATTCTTTAATATCATATTTTTTAGATACATATTTTTTTTTAAATAAATAAAAAATTAAGTTAAAGAGTAGTATAAAAAGTAGTGGAAATAAAAAATATTAAATTTTGTAGAAAAAATATTATATATTTATTTGGAAATGCAAAATAAAAATATAACAGGGAGGAAAAATGGAAAATAAAAATATAGAAGGAAAAAAATTTGAAAAAGTAGAAGTAAAAGAAAATAAATTAAAAAAAACTATTGAACCTTCAGGAGCTTTTGTAGGGGCTTCTTGGGTAGCTCTTTTTTCTGGAATTATTGCTTACTTGATTGGATTATGGAATGCTACAATGCTTTTAAATGAAAAAGGATATTATTTTACGGTATTAATGTTTGGGCTTTTTTCAGCAGTATCTTTACAAAAGACTGTTAGAGATAAGGAAGAGGGGATTCCTATTACGAATATTTATTATGGAATTAGTTGGTTATCCTTGATGACATCTATAGGATTACTTTCTATTGGCCTTTGGAATGCAGGACTTACAAAAAGTGAAAAGGGATTTTATGCAATGGCATTTATATTAAGTATATTTTCGTCAATTGTTGTGCAAAAAAATATAAGAGATACAAATTCTAAATAAATAATTTACACTTTAATCTGAAAGAGTATAAATATTTTTTTGAATTTTTGATTTCTGAAAAATTTTATTTTGAAAAATTAAATATTCCAAAAGGATATAAAGTAAATCATTCAATTGCATTGTGATATTCTAAAATAGAAGCATTAAATGTTCCTAAAAGAAAAGAAAATTCTTACACTATTATTAAATAAGAATTAATATTTATAATGTACTTTAGTGAGTGAAAGCGCAATCTATTTTACTCAATAAAGTACTGTTTTTTATTTTTTGAAATATGGTATAATAAAATGCAAAAAAAATATTCCATATATTAATTTCAGATAAAAAATATTCTAAAATAAGCTTAAAAAATAGATTAAAGATAATTTTTTCAAATATTTTTATATTAATCATTTGCAAACCATATCATATACAAAATATATGAAATTATATATACTATATATTTGAAAAAAATATGTCAGCGTGATAAAATATTTAAAAATACTATAATAATAGTACAATTTAAATCGAAAGGAGTATGGAGAATGTATAGAAAAGTTGTGGATTATGCAGAACAACCGTTAGAAAAAATGTATGGAGAAAATTCATTTAGCGATGCTAAAATGAGAGAAAGATTACCTAAAAGTATTTACAAAGAATTTAAAAAAGTGCAAAATGGAGACAAAGAATTAACAATTGAGGTAGCAGAAGTTTTGGCTAATGCTATAAAAGATTGGGCAATTGAAAAAGGGGCAACTCATTACACACATTGGTTTCAACCATTAACAGGACTTACAGCAGAAAAGCATGATTCTTTTATATCACCAACAGCAGATGGAAGCGTTATATTAGAATTTTCTGGAAAAGAATTAATTCAAGGTGAACCAGATGCCTCATCATTTCCTAATGGAGGATTAAGAGCAACATTCGAAGCAAGAGGATATACTGCTTGGGACGTAACTTCTCCAATATTCTTAAAAGAAGATAATACAGGAATTACATTATATATACCAACAGCATTTATTTCTTATACAGGAGAAGCTTTGGATAAAAAAGTTCCATTATTAAGATCTATGGATGCTTTAAATAAACAAGCTATGAGAGTGTTAAAAGCTTTAGGAAATAAAGATTCTAAAAAAGTAATAACAACAGTAGGACCAGAACAAGAATATTTTTTAGTAGATAAAGAATATTTTGAAAAAAGAATGGATCTTGTGCTTGCAGGAAGAACTGTTTTTGGAGCAATGCCTCCAAAAGGACAAGAGATGGATGACCATTATTTTGGACAAATAAAAGATAGAGTAGCAGCATATATGAGAGAGCTTGATTATGAATTATGGAAATTAGGAATTGCAGCAAAGACAAAACATAATGAAGTTGCTCCAAATCAATTTGAATTAGCAGTGATATTTGGGACTACAAATGTTGCAGCTGATCATAATCAATTAGTTATGGAAACAATGAGAAGAGTGGCAGGAAGACATAATCTTGTAGCTTTATTACATGAAAAACCATATGCAGGTGTAAATGGATCAGGAAAACATAATAACTGGTCAATGGCTACTGATGATGGTAAAAATTTATTAGAACCAGGAAAAACTCCACATGAAAATATGCAATTCTTATTATTTATGACAGGAGTAATAAAAGCTGTAGATAAATATGCACCAATGTTAAGATTATCAGCTGCTAATGCAGGAAACGATCATAGATTAGGAGCTAATGAAGCCCCACCTGCAATTATCTCAATATTCTTAGGAGATTTATTGAGTGATATATTAGAAAAAATATCTAATGGAGAAGCTGCTAAAGGAAAAGATGGAGTAAAACTTGAATTAGGAACTGACTCATTACCAAAATTACCAAAAGATTTAACAGATAGAAATAGAACCTCTCCATTTGCATTTACAGGAAATAAATTTGAATTTAGAATGGTTGCAAGTTCAGATTCAATTTCTGGTGTAAATGTTATATTAAATACAATGGTTGCAGATGTTTTAAAAGAGTTTGCAGATGAATTAGAAAATGCAACTGATAAAAAAGCAGCTGTAGAAAAAATTATAAAAGATGCTTATTCTGCACATAAAAGAGTAGTATTTAATGGCGATGGATATGCAGAAGGTTGGGTAGCTGAAGCAGAAAAAAGAGGATTACCTAATTTGAAAAGTACAGTAGATGTATTGCCAGAAGGAAAAACTAAAGAAGTTATAGATTTATTTACAAAACATGGAGTATTTACAGAAGAGGAACTTGTATCAAGATTCTATATTTATTCTGAAAAATATTCTCAACAAATAAATATTGAAGCTAATATAATGGTTGAAATGGCTAATATGCAAATATTCCCATCTGCTAATAAATATGCAAAACAATTAGCTGATACTATAAAATCTGTAAAAGAAGTATTATCTGATGCAGATACAGTAGAACAAGAAAAATCATTAAAAGCTGTTTTAAATAATATAAAAGGATTAAAAGAAGGAATAGCTGAATTAGAAAAATTAATAATTGATGCTCAAAATACAGAAGGTGAATATGAACAAGCTAAATTCTATAGAGAAAAAGTTTTAGCTAAAATGGAAGAAGCAAGAGTTTATGGAGATAATTTAGAAAAACTTGTAGAGAAAGAATTATGGCCTTTCCCAACTTACGAAGATTTATTATTTAGATTATAAGAATTGAAAATATAAAGAAAGCTTTTAAAGGTAAACTTTAAGGGCTTTCTTATATTTGAAATATTATTTA is a window from the Haliovirga abyssi genome containing:
- a CDS encoding glutamine synthetase III family protein encodes the protein MYRKVVDYAEQPLEKMYGENSFSDAKMRERLPKSIYKEFKKVQNGDKELTIEVAEVLANAIKDWAIEKGATHYTHWFQPLTGLTAEKHDSFISPTADGSVILEFSGKELIQGEPDASSFPNGGLRATFEARGYTAWDVTSPIFLKEDNTGITLYIPTAFISYTGEALDKKVPLLRSMDALNKQAMRVLKALGNKDSKKVITTVGPEQEYFLVDKEYFEKRMDLVLAGRTVFGAMPPKGQEMDDHYFGQIKDRVAAYMRELDYELWKLGIAAKTKHNEVAPNQFELAVIFGTTNVAADHNQLVMETMRRVAGRHNLVALLHEKPYAGVNGSGKHNNWSMATDDGKNLLEPGKTPHENMQFLLFMTGVIKAVDKYAPMLRLSAANAGNDHRLGANEAPPAIISIFLGDLLSDILEKISNGEAAKGKDGVKLELGTDSLPKLPKDLTDRNRTSPFAFTGNKFEFRMVASSDSISGVNVILNTMVADVLKEFADELENATDKKAAVEKIIKDAYSAHKRVVFNGDGYAEGWVAEAEKRGLPNLKSTVDVLPEGKTKEVIDLFTKHGVFTEEELVSRFYIYSEKYSQQINIEANIMVEMANMQIFPSANKYAKQLADTIKSVKEVLSDADTVEQEKSLKAVLNNIKGLKEGIAELEKLIIDAQNTEGEYEQAKFYREKVLAKMEEARVYGDNLEKLVEKELWPFPTYEDLLFRL
- the yiaA gene encoding inner membrane protein YiaA; this encodes MENKNIEGKKFEKVEVKENKLKKTIEPSGAFVGASWVALFSGIIAYLIGLWNATMLLNEKGYYFTVLMFGLFSAVSLQKTVRDKEEGIPITNIYYGISWLSLMTSIGLLSIGLWNAGLTKSEKGFYAMAFILSIFSSIVVQKNIRDTNSK
- a CDS encoding S41 family peptidase, yielding MKKINKLIVIIIAILFVGCSTLRQDVKDIKKKNEKVKIDNKKEKIKFYSSENDYYNEGKIGEYNLIKKNDIYWISFSELNNLLIKARIRKYGNDKYMAYGRKIIIEKEMNVVKLETRYIINDIVINNYDIDSKENLIMKMKKKYPEYNMTSLDINKAGFNKFVYKAENLSKEKIEVRFDLDNRRAIKNEYKIYSLKELNLKFFKVNKEYYFPLFLIGEIFFNDNLYFVHNKNKVNIYKGTNIDQLGQKILPPINKESSLRLRKLSTNYLFYLLDSYYPNKKIIAELRKKYIEKIRMSKDNNSYYKEINKMFSELNDWHTTLVNPVYDLESVQIEESKYLKAVTEEIPNKNIKMNKKINIKMKDVYKIRNKYPYAEKYIKGRSKISFTQPEEGTFVIKIKDFKHIENFEKVKKKIEYIFKEINKRGIKNLIFDLRNNPGGSPDLVEEMLSYLGNKSINIYYKGQNILYKEEVLTKDKDNFMGKVVVLSNKNDYSAANYFILIVKTNNLGKIIGEKSHGGAHTPNYYILPDNTVIHMSNDCIVDTDKFGNDFEKGVEPDIYVEENFKGKNDDILDAALRYLNEEERGR